In Blastopirellula sp. J2-11, a single genomic region encodes these proteins:
- a CDS encoding HpcH/HpaI aldolase family protein, whose product MRKSRTLARLRSGEPVRICSMGHFSASYVAHAARHGYDCIWLDLEHNAMSADDFRGLMPSFHLYDIDCMVRPKTGERTSLYRYLEDGATGLMAPHVSTPEVARELVDIVKFPPLGDRGLCGANMDSDYYGHKLDDYIDHANQETFLIVQLETPLAIKNAEQIAEIEGLDGMFVGPADLGIRISQDKSPMSVESAIDQVAKIAMKSGKAWGLPVSADLIRPMRAKGAQLLAHGNDFLAMLQMLEKWSGEFDEALSSIID is encoded by the coding sequence ATGAGAAAGAGCCGTACCCTTGCTCGCCTGAGAAGTGGTGAACCTGTGCGGATTTGTTCGATGGGGCACTTCAGTGCTTCCTATGTTGCGCATGCGGCGCGACACGGATACGACTGTATCTGGCTCGACTTGGAACACAATGCGATGTCCGCGGATGATTTCAGGGGATTGATGCCCAGCTTTCACCTATACGACATTGACTGCATGGTTCGTCCCAAGACCGGAGAACGCACGTCGCTCTATCGCTATCTCGAAGATGGCGCAACCGGCTTGATGGCGCCTCATGTCTCGACTCCAGAAGTCGCGAGAGAACTTGTTGACATCGTAAAGTTTCCTCCACTAGGAGATCGTGGTCTATGTGGCGCCAACATGGATAGCGACTATTACGGCCACAAGCTAGATGACTATATCGACCATGCGAACCAGGAGACCTTTCTTATCGTTCAACTGGAGACGCCGCTCGCCATCAAAAACGCAGAGCAGATCGCCGAAATTGAGGGACTCGACGGCATGTTTGTAGGCCCCGCTGATTTGGGAATTCGCATTTCTCAGGACAAAAGTCCCATGAGCGTCGAATCGGCGATTGATCAAGTCGCAAAGATCGCGATGAAGTCAGGCAAGGCATGGGGCCTGCCGGTTTCGGCCGATCTTATCCGCCCTATGCGAGCGAAAGGGGCTCAGCTCTTGGCGCATGGAAACGACTTCTTGGCAATGCTTCAAATGCTGGAAAAATGGTCTGGTGAATTTGATGAGGCCTTGTCGTCCATCATCGATTGA